In the genome of Drosophila yakuba strain Tai18E2 chromosome 3R, Prin_Dyak_Tai18E2_2.1, whole genome shotgun sequence, one region contains:
- the LOC6537267 gene encoding trichohyalin translates to MHNLQTESDRVGNGVWDNPGLSIFATSAQEPVPNLLTQLKPMPNGENDCVSDKDVCRMFTQSSVAEATLYRQVKHQVEEVAAVLNSHLHPGQRQEQTDVDVTLALAKELARQQVEASRCLQLHRNVENLRDLEMEVARAHTALAVKNKITLNIKQTVEDKQRERAEALAEQRAVEKELREEKQRRVQKAAIFRRDLMAQITEGRTKRIQDHQKSVAEGRLELKECRDIVEQEGLKDAITKAEQRRVLLASLDQSAAMLKQTREAYALAQKNKPERGLLDALGPVTAAYVSKAQKRRLQEIEARDINAARLGFQLSQIKHDLESRDQLITSLLIREQKAKENALALEQARTKMAKKQEIREQLLSQREEQKFFRDKAVKDALVMPKDPMCFGERQYRMQVAQRENTRRLDVQCYQDMAHMVVEAKNHRKAAAQEVADIIQEVYNVQNRQDELVAIERMKVLSKQPPEVLSALKKSILTEEEISSLNLKK, encoded by the coding sequence ATGCATAATCTCCAAACGGAGTCGGATCGCGTTGGCAATGGGGTCTGGGATAACCCGGGACTCTCGATCTTCGCCACCTCCGCCCAGGAGCCCGTTCCCAATCTGCTGACCCAGTTGAAACCAATGCCGAATGGCGAGAACGACTGTGTTTCTGACAAGGATGTGTGCCGTATGTTTACACAGTCGTCTGTGGCGGAAGCCACGTTGTACCGGCAGGTGAAACACCAGGTGGAGGAAGTAGCCGCCGTGCTCAACAGTCATCTGCATCCTGGCCAGCGGCAGGAGCAAACCGATGTGGATGTAACCCTGGCCCTGGCAAAGGAATTGGCCCGCCAGCAGGTGGAGGCCAGCAGGTGCCTGCAACTCCATCGCAATGTGGAGAATCTGAGGGATCTCGAGATGGAGGTGGCCCGGGCACACACTGCCTTGGCTGTTAAGAACAAGATCACCCTTAATATCAAGCAGACGGTGGAGGATAAGCAGCGGGAGCGGGCCGAGGCTTTGGCGGAGCAGCGAGCCGTGGAAAAGGAGTTGCGGGAGGAGAAGCAGAGAAGGGTTCAGAAGGCAGCCATCTTCCGTAGGGATCTCATGGCCCAGATCACCGAAGGTCGCACCAAGCGGATACAAGATCATCAGAAGTCCGTGGCGGAGGGTCGTCTAGAGCTCAAGGAATGCAGGGACATAGTGGAGCAGGAAGGCCTAAAGGATGCAATCACGAAGGCGGAGCAGCGCAGGGTGCTTCTCGCATCCCTCGACCAATCGGCAGCCATGCTGAAGCAAACCCGCGAGGCCTACGCTCTGGCCCAAAAGAATAAGCCGGAGAGAGGACTCCTTGATGCCCTGGGACCCGTTACGGCGGCCTATGTGTCCAAGGCACAGAAACGACGCCTTCAAGAAATCGAGGCCAGGGACATAAATGCCGCTCGGCTGGGCTTCCAGCTCAGCCAGATCAAGCACGATCTGGAGTCCCGGGATCAGCTGATCACCAGTCTGCTGATCCGCGAGCAGAAGGCCAAGGAGAACGCGCTGGCTTTGGAGCAGGCCAGAACCAAGATGGCCAAGAAGCAGGAGATCCGCGAACAGCTGCTCAGCCAGCGGGAGGAGCAGAAGTTCTTCCGAGACAAGGCAGTGAAGGATGCCCTGGTCATGCCCAAGGATCCCATGTGCTTCGGCGAACGACAGTATCGAATGCAGGTGGCCCAGCGGGAGAACACGCGGCGATTGGATGTCCAATGCTACCAGGACATGGCCCACATGGTCGTGGAGGCCAAAAATCACAGGAAAGCTGCCGCCCAGGAGGTGGCCGACATTATCCAGGAGGTGTACAACGTACAGAATCGCCAGGATGAGCTTGTGGCCATTGAGCGGATGAAGGTGCTCTCCAAGCAGCCGCCTGAAGTTCTTTCGGCGCTCAAGAAATCCATCCTCACCGAAGAGGAGATCAGCTCTTTAAACCTCAAGAAGTAA